A window of Pseudomonas guangdongensis contains these coding sequences:
- a CDS encoding sulfurtransferase TusA family protein, with the protein MTDAIGPLPAFDAELDASGLSCPLPLLKAKLELNRLASGAVLKVIATDAGSQRDFRAFARLAGHQLLHEDEADGRFRYWLRKA; encoded by the coding sequence ATGACCGATGCGATCGGGCCGCTGCCGGCCTTCGATGCCGAACTGGATGCCAGCGGATTGAGCTGCCCGCTGCCGCTGCTCAAGGCCAAGCTGGAACTCAACCGCCTGGCCAGCGGCGCGGTGCTCAAGGTCATCGCCACCGATGCCGGCTCGCAGCGCGATTTCCGCGCCTTCGCCCGGCTGGCCGGGCACCAGCTGCTTCATGAGGATGAGGCGGACGGCCGCTTCCGTTACTGGCTGCGCAAGGCCTGA